From a single Marinobacter sp. THAF197a genomic region:
- a CDS encoding YfgM family protein — protein sequence MAELRTEEEQIQAIKDWWKKNGSSLLIGIGAALAIVFGWQAWQNHQAQQRAEAANQFATLLNAFADESDENASETVAFVAETLRNDYGKSAYAIYGNLVLARQQMMVDGNAEAAIDSLNWALDKAADYPALSLVVRNRLARAQFAAERYDDALATLDGAANADAFAGVFSELRGDILLAQGDTDGARDAYLAAREQNQQGRSGILELKLSDLGVGEGA from the coding sequence GACTGGTGGAAGAAGAACGGCAGTTCTCTGCTGATTGGTATCGGTGCTGCGCTGGCCATCGTATTCGGCTGGCAGGCCTGGCAGAACCACCAGGCTCAGCAGCGTGCGGAAGCGGCTAACCAGTTTGCCACTCTGCTCAATGCCTTTGCCGATGAATCCGACGAGAATGCCAGCGAAACCGTTGCATTTGTTGCCGAGACCCTTCGCAACGACTATGGCAAGAGCGCCTACGCCATCTATGGCAACCTGGTACTGGCTCGCCAACAGATGATGGTGGACGGTAACGCCGAGGCCGCCATTGACTCACTGAACTGGGCCCTGGACAAGGCAGCGGATTACCCGGCCCTGAGTCTGGTTGTGCGTAACCGACTGGCCCGCGCACAGTTTGCTGCCGAGCGGTACGATGACGCCCTGGCAACCCTGGATGGTGCGGCCAACGCCGACGCCTTCGCTGGCGTGTTCTCAGAATTGCGTGGGGACATCCTGCTCGCACAAGGTGACACCGACGGCGCTCGTGATGCCTACCTCGCCGCACGGGAGCAGAACCAACAGGGCCGCAGCGGCATTCTGGAATTGAAACTCTCTGATCTCGGTGTCGGGGAGGGGGCCTGA